In one Myxocyprinus asiaticus isolate MX2 ecotype Aquarium Trade chromosome 1, UBuf_Myxa_2, whole genome shotgun sequence genomic region, the following are encoded:
- the LOC127454912 gene encoding cytochrome P450 26B1 has translation MLFESFDLVSALATLAACLVSMALLLAVSQQLWQLRWTATRDKSCKLPMPKGSMGFPIIGETCHWFFQGAGFHASRRQKYGNVFKTHLLGRPLIRVTGAENVRKVLMGEHSLVTVDWPQSTSTLLGPNSLANSIGDIHRKRRKIFAKVFSHEALESYLPKIQQVIQETLRVWSSNPEPINVYSESQCLSFHMAVRVLLGFRVSEEEMHCLFHTFQEFVENVFSLPIDVPFSGYRKGIRARDSLQKSIEKAIREKPLHTQGKDYTDALDVLLESAKENNTELTMQELKESTIELIFAAFATTASASTSLIMQLLRHPAVLEKLREELRGCGLLHDGCLCQGELRLDSIISLKYLDCVIKEVLRLFAPVSGGYRIATQTFELDGVQVPKGWSVMYSIRDTHDTSAVFKDVEAFDPDRFSPERSEDREGRFHYLPFGGGVRSCLGKQLATLFLKLLAVELAGGSRFELATRTFPRMVSVPVVHPTDGLRIKFYGLDSNQNQIMAKSNDMLDATV, from the exons ATGCTCTTCGAGAGTTTTGACCTTGTCTCGGCGCTGGCGACGCTGGCAGCGTGTTTAGTGTCCATGGCACTTCTTCTGGCCGTCTCCCAGCAGCTCTGGCAGCTGAGGTGGACTGCAACACGGGACAAGAGCTGCAAGTTGCCCATGCCCAAGGGCTCCATGGGGTTCCCCATCATTGGAGAAACATGCCACTGGTTCTTTCAG GGTGCAGGGTTCCATGCTTCGAGGAGGCAGAAGTATGGGAACGTATTCAAGACACACCTGCTCGGGCGGCCGCTGATCCGGGTCACAGGGGCAGAGAATGTGCGCAAGGTTCTGATGGGAGAGCACAGCCTGGTCACTGTGGACTGGCCACAAAGCACCAGCACTCTACTTGGTCCCAACAGCTTGGCCAACTCCATAGGGGACATCCACCGCAAAAGGAGGAAG ATCTTTGCTAAAGTCTTCAGTCATGAGGCTCTGGAGAGCTACCTGCCCAAGATCCAGCAGGTTATTCAGGAGACCCTGCGGGTGTGGAGCTCTAATCCTGAGCCCATCAACGTGTACAGCGAGTCCCAATGTCTCTCCTTCCACATGGCGGTGCGTGTGCTCCTGGGTTTCCGAGTCTCTGAAGAGGAAATGCACTGTCTCTTCCACACTTTCCAGGAGTTTGTGGAGAATGTCTTTAGTCTTCCCATCGACGTGCCATTTAGTGGTTACAGAAAG ggcaTTCGTGCAAGAGACTCACTCCAGAAAAGTATAGAAAAAGCTATCCGAGAGAAACCACTCCATACACAGGGGAAAGATTACACTGATGCTCTTGATGTGCTTCTAGAGAGCGCCAAGGAAAACAACACAGAGCTCACAATGCAGGAGCTCAAG GAGTCCACAATTGAGCTGATCTTCGCTGCTTTTGCCACGACAGCTAGCGCCAGCACATCTCTTATCATGCAGTTACTGCGACACCCTGCGGTGCTTGAAAAGCTGCGTGAGGAGCTGCGAGGTTGCGGCCTGCTCCACGACGGCTGTCTGTGTCAGGGCGAACTACGCCTGGACAGCATCATTAGCCTTAAGTACCTGGACTGCGTGATCAAAGAGGTCCTGCGCCTCTTTGCCCCTGTGTCTGGAGGCTACCGCATTGCTACACAGACCTTTGAGTTGGAT GGTGTGCAAGTACCCAAAGGCTGGAGTGTCATGTACAGCATCCGTGACACCCATGACACATCAGCTGTGTTTAAAGATGTGGAGGCATTTGACCCTGACCGGTTCAGTCCAGAGCGCAGTGAGGATCGTGAGGGTCGCTTCCACTACCTGCCCTTTGGTGGCGGTGTTCGCTCCTGCCTGGGCAAGCAGCTGGCCACCCTCTTCCTCAAACTTCTGGCTGTGGAGCTTGCTGGAGGCAGTCGCTTCGAGTTAGCCACGCGGACGTTCCCCCGCATGGTTTCGGTCCCCGTGGTGCACCCCACCGACGGCCTTCGCATAAAATTTTACGGCCTTGACTCCAACCAGAACCAGATCATGGCCAAATCAAATGACATGCTGGATGCCACTGTGTGA